One Salmo trutta chromosome 24, fSalTru1.1, whole genome shotgun sequence genomic region harbors:
- the LOC115161104 gene encoding terminal nucleotidyltransferase 5C: MANKAESTMSTSESVSHSVLSWDQVSRLNEVLTEVVPVHGRGNFPTLEVRLKDIVQMVRTRLQLRGIKVKDVRLNGSTASHVLVQDIGWSYKDLDVIFRVDLPQESGFQLVKDVVLGTLLDFLPEGVNKEKITPMTLKEAYVQKLVKVYTEQDRWSLISLSNNNGRNVELKFVDSIRRQFEFSVDSFQIVLDSLLTYYDFSPENPMSRHFHPTVVGESVYGDFGASLDHLMNKLIATKRPEEIRGGGLLKYCNLLVRDFRPTSEEEFKGLERYMCSRFFIDFPDIGEQQRKLEAYLQSHFVGEEKSKYDYLMILRRVVNESTVCLMGHERRQTLNLISLTAFRVLAEQNAIPDASSVTCYYQPAPYVRDHNFSNYYVASCNQNIPTWLPCN; encoded by the coding sequence ATGGCTAACAAGGCAGAGTCCACTATGAGCACTAGTGAGAGTGTGTCCCACAGCGTGCTGAGCTGGGACCAGGTGAGCCGTCTTAATGAGGTCCTGACAGAGGTGGTGCCTGTCCATGGCCGAGGGAACTTCCCCACTTTGGAGGTGCGGCTGAAGGACATTGTGCAGATGGTGCGCACCCGGCTGCAGCTAAGGGGGATTAAAGTGAAAGACGTCCGTCTGAACGGCTCTACAGCCAGCCACGTGCTGGTGCAGGACATTGGCTGGAGCTACAAGGACCTGGACGTCATCTTCAGGGTGGACCTGCCCCAGGAGTCAGGGTTCCAGCTGGTCAAAGATGTGGTGCTGGGCACCCTGCTGGACTTCCTCCCTGAGGGGGTGAACAAGGAGAAGATCACCCCCATGACTCTGAAGGAGGCCTACGTTCAGAAGCTGGTCAAGGTGTACACTGAGCAGGACCGCTGGAGcctcatctccctctccaacAACAATGGACGCAATGTGGAGCTCAAATTTGTGGACTCTATCCGCCGGCAGTTTGAGTTCAGCGTGGACTCGTTCCAGATCGTGCTGGACTCACTGCTCACCTACTACGACTTTTCGCCGGAGAACCCCATGTCTCGCCACTTCCACCCCACCGTGGTGGGCGAGAGTGTGTACGGGGACTTTGGCGCGTCTCTGGACCACCTCATGAACAAGCTGATTGCCACCAAGCGGCCAGAGGAGATCCGTGGCGGGGGCCTGCTCAAGTACTGCAACTTGCTGGTAAGAGACTTCCGGCCCACCTCGGAGGAGGAGTTCAAGGGCCTGGAGCGCTACATGTGCTCCCGCTTCTTCATTGACTTCCCCGACATTGGCGAGCAGCAGCGCAAGCTGGAGGCCTACCTGCAGAGTCACTTTGTGGGCGAGGAGAAGAGCAAGTATGACTACCTCATGATCCTGCGGCGTGTGGTCAACGAGAGCACGGTGTGCCTCATGGGCCACGAGAGGCGGCAGACCCTCAACCTCATCTCACTGACAGCCTTCAGGGTGCTGGCTGAGCAGAACGCCATTCCCGACGCCTCTAGCgtcacctgctactaccagccgGCACCCTACGTCCGAGACCACAACTTTAGCAACTACTACGTGGCCTCGTGTAACCAGAACATTCCAACATGGCTGCCATGTAACtga